The following DNA comes from Clostridia bacterium.
AGCGTGATGCCCTCCTTCTTGCACAGGGCGAGCTTCGCCAGGTCCCGAGTCTGCCGAGCGCTAAGCTCGTCGCCTGCCCCGAACAGTGATGTCTCCTCGTAGTGCTGTCTTCCATTGAACTCGAGAGCCACGTTGTCCTCAACATACAGCCTATCAAGCTCCAACGGGTATCCTGTGGGCGGATTAGCAAGGAATCTGGGTCTGGCGTTGTTCTGGTAACTTAGGGACACGACAAGTAGGTCAAGCCACACGAGCATTAGGTATTCGCCAGCGCGAGGCGCTCTCCAGCGGAAGTCGTCGATGTGTTTGGCGATTGCCTTCTGGGTATGGGGTGGCGCACTGAGGATGAACCGCATTCTGCTTTCACGAGTTCGTGGAACCACCTGTTCGACTCCTATCCAGCCGGTTTCTGAGAGGCGGTGCACTGATCTGCCGACAGTCTCGCGATTCAGCCCTGTGATCGTGCAGATCTGAACGCAAGACACTGGGTCAGCATGGGCGATGGCGCCGTAGACTCTGGCATCAACCAGGCTGAGGCGGGGATCGGATTCCAAGTCGCGCCTCAGCGTGTAATCGATCAGGCGTGAGGGTTCCACGGTTTCAACCTCCTCCTGGTAGGCGGGCAGCCCGTACTGAGTACCGAGGCCGGCTTGAGGTGTAGGTATGTCATAAAGCATGGTAGCATAGAAAGGAACAAATGTAAATAGCTTACAGGCAGAGTGCGACGATCGACAAGCTTGCATGCGCGAGGATACAGATGCATGTGGGACATCGGCGTAAGCTCGGACAAACGTGCCTTCGGGAATGCAGGCGAGGGTCTGTTCATCTGTTCGGGCGGCCATAGACTCGTATATGGAAGCTATGCCGGCGATTCCGGCACTGAAATGAGATCGCTTCAACCCCTTGAACCCTGGAGTGTGGAGGTCAATGTCGATGAAATCGACATTGAGACGTCGATCATGTCGATGAATCCAGCATTGACGCCCCGCGGACACGCGTATTGGTGGGAAGGACTATGGGAAGTCTTGTCAGGGGAAGATAGTGGCAGAAAAAGGAATAACAAAAGCGGTGCTAGACGGAATTCGAGTGATTCCTTGAGGAGGTCCATCGGGTGCACCTAGGTCACTCCTGCAGAGAATCACTCATCAATGTCGACGGAATGGACACTGACCTTACGGTCAATGTCCATTTGAGTCGCATTGATCGCGCGACAGTGCCGGTTTCGTCGACATTGACGGCGAGCGAATCCAAATCTGACCGATCTGATCGGCATTAAGGGCGAGTGGATCCCAATTCGTCCGATTTCACCGGCATCGACGCGCGAGTGGGTCTCCACCAGCCCGTTTCTGACGCTGCGACCATGTATGCTACCATGTATGCGACTATGTATATTACTCGCACAGACCCTGCCCGAGGCCATACGCCTCATGCATGGCATCTGAGTTCGCCCTGGCATCCCCTGGGTCGCTGGCCGTGACCCCGAGCGTGCCTACGAGGTCGATCTTCAGATAGTCGAGGGCCTTGCGGAACATGCCGATCACATGCTCAGGCGTCTCGGGGTCAGTATCGCCGTAGGCCGTGACTACTGCAGCTTTCTTCCCCTGGAGCTTTCGCGCGCCGTCGCTGTTGGCAATGGCGTACCATCTGTCAATGAAGGCCTTCATCTGCGCGGATGGACCCCAGAAGTACACAGGGGTTCCAAACACGAACGCATCGCTTTCCAGAATGCTCGAGTAGAGCTTCTCCATGTCGTCCTTCTGTACGCAATGCCCCGTTCCACTGCAACTCCCGCACGCCCTGCAAGGTGCGATATTGAGGCTGCAGATATCCACGACCTCGCATGCCGCGCCGGAGTTGCTGGCGCCGCGAATCACCTCATCCACCAGCGTACGAGTGTTTCCGCGGGCCCGAGGGCTGCCTGAAAACGCCAACACTCTCACATCCATCACTCCTTAGGTCTCAAAATGCCTCTCCCTCTCCGCTAGTGAGGGCAACATAAGCGCACCTGGTCTTTCCGGCGTAGTCTCCGCTGCGGTCAAGTGCATATGCTCGACCGACTGCCGTTACGGCATCCCACTCGATCCCTGTTCCCACTTCCCTGTCGAGAACTGCGAGCAGGTCGGCAGCGCCCTGCGGAGGACTGCTCCTGCCATCCAACACCAGATGCAGGTTGGCGCGTCTGATGCCGTTGGCTTTGGCCGCCTCAAGCACCGCCACGCCTTCTCTGATGTTCCCGTGAGAACTCTTCTCCGAGAGCATCATTATAACATGAAGACTGCCTCCGGTGGACGTTATTTGCTCGAATCCACTTGCGAGAGCCGGGTTTGCAGCAAGGCCACAAGCCTCTACGGACTGGGCAATCCTCAGCTCATCCTGGGGCACTACTCGACCAGCGCCGAGTGTCAGGTGCCCGGTCTCGGAGTTTCCCGCTCGCCCGGCGGGGAGGCCCACGGCGAGCTCGGCAGCGGAGAGTGCTGTGTGCGGACAGTTCGACAGTATCCAGTCCATCACGGGAACCCTGGCCGCCGCTATGGGGTTCGTTGCGGGGTCGGCGACTCCGATGCCCCATCCATCTAGAACAACAAGAATGCAGCGGTTCCAGGCTGCGTTGGAATGGAAAAGCACCTTGCCGTCCATCTCCTGCGGCGCAGGAATCCCCATCAGGGATAGAAGTGTGGGCGCCACATCAGACAGGGCGCCGTGTGCGGAATCGGCCGGCAGGAATTCCCCACTGTTAGCTATCCCACAGGACGCTCCACTGATTTCCCAATCCGCTTTCCCGCTCGCCTCTTCAATCGCCTCTCTGTCCGCCTCTCGCGTCGCTTCCTCGTCGATGCACGCGTTCTCCGTGCCAATCGCGTGGGCCTGTCGAGCCCGGCGGGCGTCAGTGCATGCTATTCTACCCTGCCACATGCCCGGCGCGATGAGTGCGAACGGTGCCTGAGCAGTGGTATGGCCGGTGTTCGTGGTTCCGTCGTCGTTTCTGAACCTTTCGAGCAATCCGTGGTCGGCGGTGACCGCCACAAGATAGCTGGCGGCGCTCGCGGCCTCGCATATTGCCCCCAGCGCTGAATCGACCGCCTCCGCACATTTTATGTTCGCATCCCAATCATCTAGGTGTCCGATGATGTCTCCGGCTGCCAGGTTAACCAGGATGAAATCATGCTGCCCTGCATGGGCTGCATCTACCACTGCCGCAGCCACCTGCGCAGTGCTTGTCCCCGGCCTTGAAAGGAACTCCGATGATTTCGGGCTTGGCACTACCAGACGTTCCTCACCGGCGAACGCTGCGGCTCGCCTCCCGTTGAAGAAGAAGGACACATGCGCCGCCTTCTCCGACTCTGCTACGCGCAGCTGCCTAAGCCCCGCCTTGCTCAGCACCTCGCCCATCGTCTGCTCTGGCTGGAGCGTAGGGAACACCGTAGGCAAGTATGCGAACTTCTCGTGGTATACCACAAATGGGATGAATGCCAGCCGCGGCATTCGAGATGCGTCGAATCCCTTGAAGACGGGATCGGTGAACGCCTCGGTGAGCTGGACCTCGCGGTCTCCTCGTCTGCAGCAGAAAACCACGCAGTCCCCATCATGTATCCTGCCTATCGCGATGCCTGAATCATATTTCACAAGCGGAGTCATCCAGTAGTCCATGGCTCCGGCCTGGTATCTCTTCCGAAGCGCCGCGGCTAGAAACCCGGTGTTTGCCACGCCAAATCGCCCCCAATGTGCACGCAGGCATCCTCTGGCCGCTCCGGAATCCCAATCCGGTTGCGCCAGTGCCTGCGACGTTTGCAGAATGTGCGAGACATGCGTGATAGGCGGAACACGCGCCTATCATGAGAAATGCGCTCAGAGAGGATGAGTATGCGGAATCTATGGATACAGGAGACCCTTGCCTATTTTGAGATATGCACGTTCCCCTGGCTGGCACGCCCCGTCCAGCCCCGAGTGCACGCGAAGCAGGTCTTCTCCTAGCCTCACTCTGTAGTCCATGGAGTTCCCGAGGAATATCCCCACTTCTACCTGGCACTCCAGACCGTCGTTTCGGTT
Coding sequences within:
- a CDS encoding flavodoxin family protein; translated protein: MRVLAFSGSPRARGNTRTLVDEVIRGASNSGAACEVVDICSLNIAPCRACGSCSGTGHCVQKDDMEKLYSSILESDAFVFGTPVYFWGPSAQMKAFIDRWYAIANSDGARKLQGKKAAVVTAYGDTDPETPEHVIGMFRKALDYLKIDLVGTLGVTASDPGDARANSDAMHEAYGLGQGLCE